The following proteins come from a genomic window of Tenebrio molitor chromosome 9, icTenMoli1.1, whole genome shotgun sequence:
- the LOC138138495 gene encoding cathepsin B-like cysteine proteinase 4: MKITILVVIAISTLSYCWAKTEILSDKFIESINQKGSTWVARRNFPEDTPIEQLRRLNGAREDPNYKSQVKLKVHKVDVSAIPDTFDGRTHWSQCESLKNIRNQGNCGSCWAFAATEVMTDRLCIATNGKVEFMFSPEDLMTCCTACGDGCDGGWPSKSFDYWMSSGIVSGGDYQSQQGCQPYAKSAFDDYITPKCATTCLNTGYKTSYQQDKHFGTQHYRIAQNVQQIQTEIINNGPVSASYTVYEDFYNYDSGVYQHLSGDESGSHAIKILGWGTENGTPYWLVANSWGADWSSLDGFFKILRGSNECGIESNIQAGTPKV; this comes from the exons atgaaaattactaTTTTGGTGGTGATTGCCATCAGTACCCTGTCGTACTGTTGGGCAAAAACCGAAATCCTGTCTGACAAATTCATCGAGTCCATCAACCAGAAAGGGTCGACGTGGGTGGCCCGTCGAAACTTCCCTGAAGACACACCGATCGAACAGCTGAGACGTCTAAACGGAGCCCGCGAGGACCCCAACTACAAGAGCCAGGTCAAACTGAAGGTACACAAAGTGGACGTGTCTGCAATCCCAGACACTTTCGACGGAAGAACGCACTGGTCACAGTGCGAATCCTTGAAGAACATCCGAAACCAAGGGAACTGTGGTTCTTGTTGG GCGTTTGCTGCGACTGAGGTCATGACCGACAGACTCTGCATCGCCACAAACGGCAAAGTCGAATTCATGTTCTCCCCCGAAGATTTGATGACGTGTTGCACCGCGTGTGGAGACGGTTGCGACGGCGGCTGGCCTTCCAAGTCTTTTGATTATTGGATGAGTTCGGGTATCGTCTCGGGAGGCGACTACCAGTCCCAACAA GGCTGCCAACCCTATGCCAAATCAGCTTTCGATGACTACATCACTCCAAAATGTGCCACCACTTGCCTCAACACTGGTTACAAGACATCCTACCAGCAAGACAAACACTTCGGTACCCAACACTACCGCATTGCCCAAAATGTCCAACAGATCCAGACAGAAATCATCAACAATGGACCCGTTTCGGCCAGTTACACCGTCTACGAAGACTTTTACAACTACGACTCAG GTGTTTATCAGCATTTAAGTGGGGACGAATCTGGCAGTCATGCTATCAAAATCTTGGGATGGGGTACCGAAAATGGTACTCCTTACTGGCTGGTGGCTAACTCGTGGGGGGCCGACTGGAGCAGTTTGGATGGATTTTTCAAGATTCTGAGAGGATCAAATGAATGTGGAATCGAGTCTAATATCCAGGCAGGCACTCCAAAAGTTTAA
- the LOC138138493 gene encoding cathepsin B-like cysteine proteinase 4 isoform X1: MKITILVVIAISTLSYCWAKTEILSNKFIESINQKRSTWVARRNFPEDTPIEQLRRLNGAIEDPHYKSQIKLKVHKVDVSAIPDTFDGRTHWPQCESLKNIRNQGQCGSCWAFGSTEAMTDRLCIATDGKVKFQFSPEDLLSCCKECGDGCDGGSSATAWAYWMNSGIVSGGDYQSQSQEVSSSRNGTENINTFLQGCQPYLESTFVNGVTPECATTCRNTDYKTPYQQDKHSATEHYQIAQNVEQIQTEILNNGPVSASYTVYDDFYNYGSGVYQHVSGDVAGAHAIKILGWGTENGTPYWLVANSWGADWGSLDGFFKILRGSNECGIESNIQAGTPKV, encoded by the exons atgaaaattactaTTTTGGTGGTGATTGCCATCAGTACCCTGTCGTACTGTTGGGCAAAAACCGAAATCCTGTCTAACAAATTCATCGAGTCCATCAACCAGAAACGGTCGACGTGGGTGGCTCGTCGAAACTTCCCTGAAGACACACCGATTGAACAGCTGAGACGTCTAAATGGAGCCATCGAGGACCCCCACTACAAGAGTCAGATCAAACTGAAGGTACACAAAGTGGACGTGTCTGCAATCCCAGACACGTTCGACGGAAGGACGCACTGGCCGCAGTGCGAATCCTTGAAGAATATCCGAAACCAAGGACAGTGTGGTTCTTGTTGG GCATTTGGTTCGACCGAAGCCATGACCGACAGACTCTGCATCGCCACAGACGGCAAAGTCAAATTCCAGTTTTCCCCCGAAGATTTGTTATCGTGTTGCAAAGAGTGTGGAGATGGTTGCGACGGCGGCTCATCCGCCACTGCTTGGGCCTACTGGATGAACTCGGGTATCGTCTCGGGGGGCGACTACCAGTCCCAGTCCCAAGAAGTAAGTTCCTCTCGAAATGGTACCGAAAATATTAACACCTTCTTGCAGGGTTGCCAACCCTATCTCGAATCAACTTTCGTTAACGGCGTCACTCCAGAATGCGCCACCACTTGCCGCAACACCGACTACAAGACACCCTACCAGCAAGACAAACACTCCGCTACCGAACACTACCAAATCGCccaaaatgtcgaacagatcCAGACAGAAATCCTCAACAATGGACCCGTCTCGGCTAGTTACACCGTCTACGACGATTTTTACAACTACGGCTCAG GTGTTTATCAGCATGTAAGTGGGGACGTAGCTGGCGCTCATGCTATCAAAATCTTGGGATGGGGTACCGAAAATGGTACTCCTTACTGGCTGGTGGCTAACTCGTGGGGGGCCGACTGGGGCAGTTTGGATGGATTTTTCAAGATTCTGAGAGGGTCAAATGAATGTGGAATCGAGTCTAATATCCAGGCAGGCACTCCAAAAGTTTAA
- the LOC138138493 gene encoding cathepsin B-like cysteine proteinase 4 isoform X2, producing the protein MKITILVVIAISTLSYCWAKTEILSNKFIESINQKRSTWVARRNFPEDTPIEQLRRLNGAIEDPHYKSQIKLKVHKVDVSAIPDTFDGRTHWPQCESLKNIRNQGQCGSCWAFGSTEAMTDRLCIATDGKVKFQFSPEDLLSCCKECGDGCDGGSSATAWAYWMNSGIVSGGDYQSQSQEGCQPYLESTFVNGVTPECATTCRNTDYKTPYQQDKHSATEHYQIAQNVEQIQTEILNNGPVSASYTVYDDFYNYGSGVYQHVSGDVAGAHAIKILGWGTENGTPYWLVANSWGADWGSLDGFFKILRGSNECGIESNIQAGTPKV; encoded by the exons atgaaaattactaTTTTGGTGGTGATTGCCATCAGTACCCTGTCGTACTGTTGGGCAAAAACCGAAATCCTGTCTAACAAATTCATCGAGTCCATCAACCAGAAACGGTCGACGTGGGTGGCTCGTCGAAACTTCCCTGAAGACACACCGATTGAACAGCTGAGACGTCTAAATGGAGCCATCGAGGACCCCCACTACAAGAGTCAGATCAAACTGAAGGTACACAAAGTGGACGTGTCTGCAATCCCAGACACGTTCGACGGAAGGACGCACTGGCCGCAGTGCGAATCCTTGAAGAATATCCGAAACCAAGGACAGTGTGGTTCTTGTTGG GCATTTGGTTCGACCGAAGCCATGACCGACAGACTCTGCATCGCCACAGACGGCAAAGTCAAATTCCAGTTTTCCCCCGAAGATTTGTTATCGTGTTGCAAAGAGTGTGGAGATGGTTGCGACGGCGGCTCATCCGCCACTGCTTGGGCCTACTGGATGAACTCGGGTATCGTCTCGGGGGGCGACTACCAGTCCCAGTCCCAAGAA GGTTGCCAACCCTATCTCGAATCAACTTTCGTTAACGGCGTCACTCCAGAATGCGCCACCACTTGCCGCAACACCGACTACAAGACACCCTACCAGCAAGACAAACACTCCGCTACCGAACACTACCAAATCGCccaaaatgtcgaacagatcCAGACAGAAATCCTCAACAATGGACCCGTCTCGGCTAGTTACACCGTCTACGACGATTTTTACAACTACGGCTCAG GTGTTTATCAGCATGTAAGTGGGGACGTAGCTGGCGCTCATGCTATCAAAATCTTGGGATGGGGTACCGAAAATGGTACTCCTTACTGGCTGGTGGCTAACTCGTGGGGGGCCGACTGGGGCAGTTTGGATGGATTTTTCAAGATTCTGAGAGGGTCAAATGAATGTGGAATCGAGTCTAATATCCAGGCAGGCACTCCAAAAGTTTAA
- the LOC138138494 gene encoding cathepsin B-like cysteine proteinase 4 — MKITILVVVAVSTLSYCWAKTEILSDEFIESINQKRSTWVARRNFPEDTPIEELRRLNGAIEDPHYKSQLKLKVHKVNASEIPDTFDGRTYWPQCESLKTIRNQGGCGSCWAFSTVEPMTDRLCIATNGTVKFEFSAEDLLSCCTDCGKGCQGGAPSKAWAYWKSSGIASGGDYQSQQGCQPYAKSAFIDGKTPACANTCLNTDYKTPYQQDKHFGIDHYAIAKKDVLQIQTEILTNGPVSAMFGVYDDFYNYYSGVYQHLSGNRSGNHGVKILGWGTEDGTPYWLVANSWGTNWAGLGGFFKILRGKNSAGIELNVMGGTPKV; from the exons atgaaaattactaTTTTGGTGGTGGTTGCCGTCAGTACCTTGTCGTACTGTTGGGCAAAAACCGAAATCCTGTCTGACGAATTCATCGAGTCCATCAACCAGAAACGGTCGACGTGGGTGGCCCGTCGAAACTTCCCTGAAGACACACCGATCGAAGAGCTGAGACGTCTAAATGGAGCCATCGAGGACCCCCACTACAAGAGCCAGCTCAAACTGAAGGTACACAAAGTAAACGCCTCTGAAATCCCCGACACTTTCGACGGAAGAACGTACTGGCCGCAGTGCGAATCCTTGAAGACCATCCGCAACCAAGGAGGGTGCGGTTCTTGCTGG GCGTTCAGTACGGTCGAACCCATGACCGACAGACTCTGCATCGCCACAAACGGCACAGTCAAATTCGAGTTCTCTGCCGAAGATTTGTTGTCGTGTTGCACCGATTGTGGAAAGGGTTGCCAGGGCGGCGCCCCCTCCAAGGCTTGGGCCTACTGGAAGAGCTCGGGCATCGCTTCGGGGGGCGACTACCAGTCCCAACAA GGCTGCCAACCCTATGCCAAATCAGCTTTCATTGACGGCAAAACTCCAGCATGCGCCAACACTTGCCTCAACACCGACTACAAGACACCCTACCAGCAAGACAAACACTTCGGTATCGACCACTATGCCATCGCCAAGAAAGATGTCCTGCAGATCCAGACAGAAATCCTCACCAACGGACCCGTCTCAGCCATGTTCGGCGTCTACGACGACTTTTACAACTACTACTCAG GTGTTTATCAACATTTAAGTGGGAACAGATCTGGTAATCATGGTGTCAAAATCTTGGGATGGGGTACGGAAGATGGTACTCCTTACTGGCTGGTGGCCAACTCCTGGGGGACCAACTGGGCCGGTTTGGGTGGATTCTTCAAGATTCTGAGAGGGAAAAATTCCGCAGGAATCGAGTTAAATGTCATGGGAGGAACTCCAAAAGTGTAA